A single region of the Enterobacter cloacae complex sp. R_G8 genome encodes:
- a CDS encoding HlyC/CorC family transporter: MEHISTTTLIVTLIVMVVISAYFSGSETGMMTLNRYRLRHRAKQGNRAARRVEKLLRKPDRLISLVLIGNNLVNILASALGTIVGMRLYGNAGVAIATGVLTFVVLVFAEVLPKTIAALYPEKVAYPSSFLLAPLLILMMPLVWLLNMVTRILMRMVGIKADVAISSALSKDELRTIVNESRSQISRRNQDMLLSVLDLEKVSVNDIMVPRNEIVGIDINDDWKAIVRQLTHSPHGRIVLYRDSLDDAISMLRVREAYRLMTEKKEFTKEVMLRAADEIYYVPEGTPLSTQLVKFQRNKKKVGLVVDEYGDIQGLVTVEDILEEIVGDFTTSMSPSLAEEVTPQNDGSVLIDGSANIRELNKAFNWHLPEDEARTMNGMILEALEEIPAAGTRVRIEQYDIDILDVQDNMIKQVKVLPVKPLRESIAE, encoded by the coding sequence CTGGAACACATCTCTACCACCACGCTGATCGTTACGCTGATCGTCATGGTGGTCATCTCCGCCTATTTCTCTGGCTCGGAAACCGGCATGATGACCTTAAACCGCTACCGGTTACGTCATCGTGCTAAACAGGGTAACCGTGCCGCACGTCGCGTTGAAAAGCTGCTCCGTAAACCGGATCGCCTGATAAGCCTGGTGCTTATCGGTAACAACCTCGTCAATATCCTCGCCTCTGCGCTGGGCACCATCGTTGGGATGCGCCTGTACGGCAATGCCGGGGTCGCGATTGCCACCGGCGTCCTGACCTTTGTGGTGCTGGTGTTTGCGGAAGTGCTCCCCAAAACCATCGCCGCGCTTTACCCGGAAAAAGTGGCTTACCCGAGCAGCTTCCTGCTGGCACCGCTGCTGATCCTGATGATGCCGCTGGTCTGGCTGTTGAATATGGTCACCCGCATCCTGATGCGCATGGTCGGCATCAAGGCCGACGTCGCCATCAGCAGTGCGCTCAGCAAGGATGAGCTGCGCACCATCGTGAACGAATCCCGCTCGCAAATTTCACGTCGTAATCAGGACATGCTCCTGTCGGTGCTGGATCTGGAAAAGGTCAGCGTTAACGACATCATGGTGCCGCGTAATGAAATCGTCGGGATTGATATTAACGACGACTGGAAGGCCATCGTCCGCCAGCTGACTCACTCCCCGCACGGACGCATTGTGCTGTATCGCGACTCCCTGGACGACGCCATCAGCATGCTGCGCGTGCGGGAAGCGTATCGCCTGATGACCGAGAAAAAAGAGTTCACCAAAGAGGTGATGCTGCGCGCCGCCGACGAGATTTACTACGTACCGGAAGGGACGCCGCTCAGCACGCAGCTGGTGAAATTCCAGCGTAACAAGAAGAAAGTCGGCCTGGTGGTCGATGAGTATGGCGATATTCAGGGGCTGGTGACGGTCGAAGATATTCTGGAAGAGATTGTCGGAGACTTTACCACCTCCATGTCCCCTTCTCTTGCGGAAGAGGTCACGCCGCAAAACGACGGTTCGGTGCTGATTGACGGCAGCGCGAACATCCGCGAACTCAATAAAGCCTTTAACTGGCATCTGCCGGAAGATGAGGCTCGCACCATGAACGGGATGATTCTGGAAGCGCTGGAAGAGATCCCGGCGGCGGGCACACGCGTGCGTATTGAGCAGTACGATATTGATATCCTGGACGTGCAGGACAATATGATTAAGCAGGTGAAGGTCCTGCCTGTTAAACCACTGCGCGAAAGTATCGCGGAATGA
- the grpE gene encoding nucleotide exchange factor GrpE, with amino-acid sequence MSSKEQKTPEGQAPEEIITEQHDDVEAVEPDASAEQVDPRDEKIANLEAQLVEAQNRERDSVLRIKAEMENLRRRTEQDVEKAHKFALEKFVNELLPVIDSLDRALEVADKANPDNAAMIEGIELTLKSMLDVVRKFGVEVIADTDVPLDPNVHQAIAMVESEDVEAGKVLGVMQKGYTLNGRTIRAAMVTVAKAKA; translated from the coding sequence ATGAGTAGTAAAGAACAGAAAACGCCTGAGGGGCAAGCCCCTGAAGAAATTATCACGGAACAGCACGATGACGTTGAGGCTGTAGAGCCAGACGCATCTGCTGAGCAGGTGGACCCGCGCGATGAAAAAATTGCGAATCTGGAAGCCCAACTGGTAGAAGCACAGAATCGCGAACGCGACAGTGTTCTGCGCATCAAGGCGGAAATGGAAAACCTGCGTCGTCGTACCGAACAGGACGTTGAGAAGGCGCATAAGTTTGCGCTGGAGAAATTCGTCAACGAACTGCTGCCGGTAATCGACAGCCTCGATCGCGCGCTGGAAGTGGCTGATAAAGCGAATCCGGACAACGCGGCAATGATCGAAGGTATCGAACTGACGCTGAAATCCATGCTGGACGTGGTGCGTAAGTTCGGCGTGGAAGTGATTGCCGATACCGACGTCCCGCTGGATCCTAACGTACACCAGGCGATTGCGATGGTGGAATCAGAAGACGTTGAAGCCGGTAAAGTGCTGGGCGTGATGCAGAAAGGGTATACCCTGAACGGCCGTACCATCCGTGCTGCGATGGTGACCGTGGCGAAAGCGAAAGCGTAA
- the nadK gene encoding NAD(+) kinase, with protein sequence MNNHFRCIGIVGHPRHPTALTTHEMLYRWLCSKGYEVMVEQQIAQELQLKSVKTGTLAEIGQQADLAVVVGGDGNMLGAARTLARYDIKVIGINRGNLGFLTDLDPDNAQQQLADVLEGHYISEKRFLLEAQVCQQDCQKRISTAINEVVLHPGKVAHMIEFEVYIDEIFAFSQRSDGLIISTPTGSTAYSLSAGGPILTPSLDAITLVPMFPHTLSARPLVINGSSTIRLRFSHRRNDLEISCDSQIALPIQEGEDVLIRRCDYHLNLIHPKDYSYFNTLSSKLGWSKKLF encoded by the coding sequence ATGAATAATCATTTCAGGTGTATTGGGATCGTCGGGCACCCGCGTCACCCTACGGCATTGACGACACATGAAATGTTGTATCGCTGGCTGTGTAGCAAAGGCTATGAGGTGATGGTTGAGCAGCAGATCGCTCAGGAGCTGCAGCTTAAGAGCGTCAAAACCGGCACGCTGGCAGAGATTGGACAGCAGGCGGATCTCGCCGTGGTGGTCGGCGGCGACGGCAACATGCTCGGCGCGGCCCGCACGCTGGCGCGCTACGACATAAAAGTCATCGGCATCAACCGTGGCAATCTCGGTTTTCTGACCGACCTTGACCCGGACAACGCGCAGCAGCAGCTGGCCGATGTGCTGGAAGGACACTACATCAGCGAAAAACGTTTTTTACTGGAAGCGCAGGTGTGTCAGCAGGACTGCCAGAAACGCATCAGTACCGCCATTAACGAGGTGGTGCTTCACCCCGGTAAAGTGGCGCATATGATTGAGTTCGAAGTGTATATCGATGAAATCTTCGCGTTCTCCCAGCGCTCTGACGGGCTGATTATCTCCACGCCGACGGGCTCGACCGCCTATTCGCTTTCCGCGGGAGGACCAATCCTCACGCCTTCGCTGGATGCCATTACGCTGGTGCCGATGTTCCCGCACACCCTTTCTGCCCGCCCGCTGGTGATTAACGGCAGCAGCACCATCCGCCTGCGTTTCTCGCACCGCCGTAATGACCTGGAGATCAGCTGCGACAGCCAGATCGCACTGCCTATTCAGGAAGGTGAAGATGTACTGATTCGTCGGTGTGATTACCACCTGAACCTTATTCACCCGAAAGATTACAGCTATTTCAATACATTAAGCTCGAAGCTTGGCTGGTCAAAAAAATTGTTCTGA
- a CDS encoding DUF2946 domain-containing protein, which produces MINVLHQHNWKRAAAWTALFAILLIVIAPLISVSLQKDPMSAMPGMHHDMSMMSMDEHHGDMQHSMPVDHAEACGYCVLLAHVPGMILALIVLLSVVLQRLRVKPPRQAVSHWHFFPWLYPDTRAPPRQSAFSL; this is translated from the coding sequence GTGATTAACGTACTGCATCAGCATAACTGGAAACGCGCAGCGGCATGGACCGCGCTGTTTGCGATCCTGCTGATCGTGATCGCACCGCTTATCTCCGTCTCGCTGCAAAAAGATCCCATGAGTGCCATGCCGGGGATGCACCATGACATGAGCATGATGTCGATGGATGAGCACCACGGCGATATGCAGCACAGCATGCCGGTTGACCATGCGGAAGCCTGTGGCTACTGCGTGCTATTAGCCCACGTGCCGGGCATGATACTTGCGCTGATTGTGCTGCTCAGTGTCGTGCTGCAAAGGCTGCGTGTGAAGCCGCCGCGTCAGGCGGTCAGCCACTGGCATTTTTTCCCCTGGCTTTATCCCGATACCCGCGCGCCGCCGCGGCAGTCTGCTTTTTCCCTTTAA
- a CDS encoding OmpA family protein, with amino-acid sequence MLKRYFAPLFLASIVLAGCQSPPEGKFTPEQIAAMKSYGFNELNGDWSLGLSDTILFDKNDARLRPESEAQIRTMASRLAATGLKHARMDGHTDNYGEESYNEALSLKRANAVADVWAKGANIPRSNLTTQGLGKKYPVSSNSTAQGRAENRRVAVVISTP; translated from the coding sequence ATGTTAAAACGATACTTCGCGCCGTTATTTCTCGCTTCGATAGTGCTGGCAGGTTGCCAGTCACCGCCTGAAGGTAAATTCACCCCTGAGCAAATTGCGGCGATGAAGTCATACGGTTTTAACGAGCTGAATGGCGACTGGTCTCTGGGCCTGTCAGATACAATCCTGTTTGATAAAAATGACGCCAGACTGCGCCCGGAAAGTGAAGCGCAGATCCGCACCATGGCATCTCGCCTGGCGGCTACCGGCCTGAAACACGCGCGCATGGATGGCCACACCGATAATTACGGTGAAGAGAGCTACAACGAAGCGCTGTCGTTAAAACGTGCCAATGCAGTGGCTGACGTCTGGGCCAAAGGCGCCAATATCCCGCGCAGCAACCTCACCACGCAGGGATTAGGTAAAAAATATCCGGTTTCCAGCAACAGTACGGCGCAAGGGCGTGCTGAAAACCGTCGGGTCGCGGTGGTCATCAGCACGCCATAG
- the rimM gene encoding ribosome maturation factor RimM (Essential for efficient processing of 16S rRNA), protein MMSNKAPVEPIVLGKMGSCYGIRGWLRVFSSTEDADSIFNYQPWFIQKAGKWEEVELESWRHHNQDIIIKLKGVDDRDAANALTNCEIVVDSSQLPELEEGDYYWKDLMGCQVVTTEGYSLGKVIDMMETGSNDVLVIKANLKDAFGIKERLVPFLDGQVIKKVDLATQTIEVDWDPGF, encoded by the coding sequence ATGATGAGCAATAAAGCACCTGTTGAACCGATCGTATTGGGCAAAATGGGTTCTTGCTACGGTATCCGTGGTTGGCTCAGAGTGTTTTCCTCCACTGAAGACGCTGATAGCATTTTTAATTACCAGCCCTGGTTTATCCAGAAAGCCGGTAAGTGGGAAGAGGTCGAGCTGGAAAGCTGGCGTCACCACAATCAGGACATCATCATCAAGCTGAAAGGCGTTGATGATCGAGATGCCGCGAATGCGCTGACTAATTGTGAAATTGTCGTGGATTCGTCGCAGTTGCCGGAGCTTGAAGAAGGCGACTATTACTGGAAAGACCTTATGGGTTGCCAGGTAGTCACCACTGAAGGCTACAGCCTGGGGAAAGTCATCGACATGATGGAAACCGGGTCCAATGACGTTCTCGTCATTAAGGCAAACCTGAAAGATGCATTTGGCATCAAGGAGCGGTTGGTTCCGTTCCTCGATGGACAGGTTATCAAGAAAGTCGATCTCGCTACTCAAACGATTGAAGTAGATTGGGATCCTGGTTTTTAA
- the rpsP gene encoding 30S ribosomal protein S16, producing MVTIRLARHGAKKRPFYQVVVTDSRNARNGRFIERVGFFNPLAAGAEEETRLDLDRIAHWVGQGATVSDRVATLIKAANKAA from the coding sequence ATGGTAACTATTCGTTTAGCACGTCACGGCGCTAAAAAGCGTCCGTTCTACCAGGTTGTTGTGACTGACAGCCGTAATGCACGCAACGGTCGCTTCATCGAGCGCGTTGGTTTCTTCAACCCACTGGCCGCTGGCGCAGAAGAAGAAACTCGTCTGGATCTGGATCGTATCGCTCACTGGGTTGGCCAGGGCGCTACTGTTTCCGATCGCGTTGCTACGCTGATCAAAGCAGCAAACAAAGCAGCTTAA
- the trmD gene encoding tRNA (guanosine(37)-N1)-methyltransferase TrmD yields the protein MWIGIISLFPEMFRAITDYGVTGRAVKNGLLSIQSWSPRDFTHDRHRTVDDRPYGGGPGMLMMVQPLRDAIHTAKAAAGEGAKVIYLSPQGRKLDQAGVSELATNQKLILVCGRYEGIDERVIQTEIDEEWSIGDYVLSGGELPAMTLIDSVARFIPGVLGHEASATEDSFADGLLDCPHYTRPEVLEGMDVPAVLLSGNHAEIRRWRLKQSLGRTWLRRPELLENLALTEEQAKLLAEFKTEHAHQQHEHDGNA from the coding sequence ATGTGGATTGGCATAATTAGCCTGTTTCCTGAAATGTTCCGCGCGATTACCGATTACGGGGTAACTGGCCGGGCAGTAAAGAATGGCCTGCTGAGCATCCAAAGCTGGAGTCCTCGTGACTTCACGCATGACCGGCACCGTACCGTGGACGATCGTCCTTACGGCGGCGGACCGGGGATGCTAATGATGGTGCAACCCTTACGGGACGCCATTCACACAGCAAAAGCCGCGGCAGGTGAAGGCGCAAAGGTGATTTATCTGTCACCTCAGGGACGCAAGCTTGATCAAGCGGGCGTCAGCGAACTGGCGACGAATCAAAAACTGATTCTGGTCTGTGGTCGCTACGAAGGGATAGATGAGCGCGTAATTCAAACCGAGATTGACGAAGAATGGTCTATCGGCGATTACGTTCTCAGCGGTGGTGAGTTACCAGCGATGACGCTGATTGACTCCGTCGCCCGGTTCATTCCGGGTGTACTGGGCCATGAAGCTTCGGCAACGGAAGATTCCTTTGCCGATGGGTTGCTGGACTGTCCACACTATACCCGTCCTGAAGTGTTAGAAGGGATGGACGTCCCGGCAGTGTTACTGTCTGGAAACCATGCTGAGATACGTCGCTGGCGTTTGAAGCAGTCGCTGGGCCGAACCTGGCTTAGAAGACCTGAACTTCTGGAAAACCTGGCTCTGACTGAAGAGCAAGCAAAGTTGCTGGCCGAGTTCAAAACTGAACACGCGCACCAGCAGCATGAACATGATGGGAATGCGTAA
- a CDS encoding inner membrane protein YpjD, with product MPVFALIALVAYSVSLALIIPGLLQKNSGWRRMAILSAVIALISHAFALESRIIPGDGSVQNLSVLNVGSLVSLMICTVMTIVASKNRGWLLLPIVYAFALINLALATFMPNEFITHLEATPGMLVHIGLSLFSYATLIIAALYAMQLAWIDYQLKNKKLAFNHEMPPLMVIERKMFHITQVGVVLLTLTLCTGLFYMKNLFSVENIDKAVLSIIAWFVYIVLLWGHYHEGWRGRRVVWFNVAGAGILTLAYFGSRFIQQFAG from the coding sequence ATGCCTGTTTTCGCACTGATCGCCCTTGTTGCCTACTCTGTCAGCCTTGCGCTGATCATTCCCGGACTGCTGCAAAAAAACAGCGGCTGGCGGCGCATGGCTATTCTGTCGGCGGTGATCGCACTGATTAGTCACGCTTTTGCGCTGGAATCACGCATCATTCCCGGTGACGGCAGCGTGCAAAACCTGAGCGTGCTGAATGTCGGCTCGCTGGTCAGCCTGATGATCTGTACGGTGATGACAATTGTTGCCTCGAAGAATCGCGGCTGGCTGTTGCTGCCCATTGTTTATGCCTTCGCGCTGATCAATCTGGCCTTAGCCACCTTTATGCCCAATGAGTTCATTACGCATCTGGAAGCCACGCCGGGCATGCTGGTACACATCGGCCTGTCGCTGTTCTCTTACGCAACGCTGATCATTGCCGCGCTCTACGCCATGCAGCTTGCCTGGATTGACTACCAGCTGAAAAATAAAAAGCTGGCGTTTAACCATGAGATGCCGCCGCTGATGGTCATTGAGCGTAAGATGTTCCACATCACCCAGGTGGGTGTCGTGCTGCTGACCTTAACGCTCTGCACCGGCCTGTTTTATATGAAAAACCTGTTCAGCGTGGAGAATATCGACAAAGCGGTGCTCTCCATCATCGCGTGGTTTGTCTATATTGTCCTGTTATGGGGCCATTATCATGAAGGCTGGCGCGGTCGTCGCGTGGTCTGGTTCAACGTCGCGGGTGCGGGCATTCTCACCCTTGCCTATTTCGGTAGCCGCTTCATACAGCAATTTGCTGGCTAA
- the rplS gene encoding 50S ribosomal protein L19 → MSNIIKQLEQEQMKQDVPSFRPGDTVEVKVWVVEGSKKRLQAFEGVVIAIRNRGLHSAFTVRKISNGEGVERVFQTHSPVVDSIAVKRRGAVRKAKLYYLRERTGKSARIKERLN, encoded by the coding sequence ATGAGCAATATTATTAAGCAACTTGAACAAGAGCAGATGAAGCAGGACGTACCTTCCTTCCGTCCAGGTGACACCGTGGAAGTGAAAGTATGGGTTGTTGAAGGTTCCAAAAAACGTCTGCAGGCATTCGAGGGCGTGGTTATCGCTATTCGTAACCGCGGTCTGCACTCTGCATTCACTGTTCGTAAAATTTCCAACGGCGAAGGCGTTGAGCGTGTCTTCCAGACTCACTCTCCGGTAGTTGACAGCATTGCTGTTAAACGTCGTGGTGCTGTACGTAAAGCTAAACTGTACTACCTGCGTGAGCGTACTGGTAAGTCTGCTCGTATTAAAGAGCGTCTGAACTAA
- the ffh gene encoding signal recognition particle protein, producing MFDNLTDRLSRTLRNISGRGRLTEDNIKETLREVRMALLEADVALPVVRDFINRVKEKAVGHEVNKSLTPGQEFVKIVRNELVSAMGEENQVLNLAAQPPAVVLMAGLQGAGKTTSVGKLGKFLREKHKKKVLVVSADVYRPAAIKQLETLAQQVGVDFFPSDVAQKPVDIVNAALKEAKLKFYDVLLVDTAGRLHVDEAMMDEIKQVHASINPVETLFVVDAMTGQDAANTAKAFNEALPLTGVVLTKVDGDARGGAALSIRHITGKPIKFLGVGEKTEALEPFHPDRIASRILGMGDVLSLIEDIESKVDRAQAEKLASKLKKGDGFDLTDFLEQLRQMKNMGGMASLMGKLPGMGQIPDNVKAQMDDKVLVRMEAIINSMTLKERANPDIIKGSRKRRIAAGCGMQVQDVNRLLKQFDDMQRMMKKMKKGGMAKMMRGMKGMMPPGFPGR from the coding sequence ATGTTTGATAATTTAACCGATCGTTTGTCGCGCACGCTGCGCAACATCAGCGGCCGCGGACGCCTTACCGAAGACAACATCAAGGAAACGCTGCGCGAAGTGCGCATGGCGCTGCTGGAAGCAGACGTCGCGTTGCCGGTTGTTCGTGATTTTATCAACCGCGTTAAAGAGAAGGCGGTTGGTCATGAAGTTAACAAGAGCCTGACCCCGGGTCAGGAGTTCGTCAAAATCGTTCGTAACGAACTGGTTTCGGCGATGGGCGAAGAGAACCAGGTTCTGAACCTGGCGGCTCAGCCTCCGGCCGTGGTGCTGATGGCGGGCCTGCAGGGTGCGGGTAAAACCACCAGCGTTGGTAAGCTGGGTAAATTCCTGCGCGAGAAGCACAAGAAAAAGGTGCTGGTGGTTTCTGCGGACGTTTATCGCCCGGCGGCAATCAAACAGCTGGAGACCCTGGCGCAGCAGGTTGGCGTCGATTTCTTCCCGTCCGACGTGGCCCAGAAACCTGTCGACATCGTCAATGCCGCGCTGAAAGAAGCGAAGCTTAAATTCTACGACGTGCTGCTGGTGGATACCGCCGGTCGTCTGCACGTTGATGAAGCGATGATGGACGAGATCAAACAGGTGCATGCCTCTATCAACCCGGTAGAGACCCTGTTTGTGGTTGACGCCATGACCGGTCAGGATGCGGCGAACACCGCGAAAGCGTTTAACGAAGCCCTGCCGTTAACCGGCGTGGTGTTGACCAAAGTGGACGGTGACGCCCGCGGCGGTGCGGCGCTTTCTATTCGTCATATCACCGGTAAGCCGATCAAGTTCCTCGGCGTGGGCGAAAAAACCGAAGCGCTGGAGCCGTTCCACCCGGACCGTATTGCCTCCCGTATCCTCGGCATGGGTGACGTGCTGTCGCTGATTGAAGATATCGAGAGTAAAGTTGACCGCGCCCAGGCCGAGAAGCTGGCCAGCAAGCTGAAAAAAGGCGACGGTTTCGATCTGACCGACTTCCTTGAGCAGCTGCGTCAGATGAAAAACATGGGCGGCATGGCAAGCCTGATGGGCAAACTGCCGGGCATGGGCCAAATCCCAGACAACGTAAAAGCGCAGATGGATGACAAGGTGCTGGTGCGTATGGAGGCGATCATCAACTCGATGACCCTCAAAGAGCGTGCTAACCCTGACATCATCAAAGGTTCCCGTAAGCGCCGTATCGCAGCCGGTTGCGGCATGCAGGTGCAGGACGTTAACCGCCTTCTGAAACAGTTCGACGACATGCAGCGCATGATGAAGAAAATGAAGAAGGGCGGCATGGCCAAGATGATGCGTGGCATGAAAGGGATGATGCCGCCAGGATTCCCTGGCCGATAA
- the dgcN gene encoding diguanylate cyclase DgcN produces MDKEFTSTPRPTFKSTLRRISMISVIITMTLIWLLLCFASVVTLKQYAQKNLELTGATMSHSLEASLVFNDALAANETLATLGKQGQFAVAEVINVHKKRFAYWSWNPEDNNDTLGALVSRWLFPNPVAQPIMHNGNAIGEIRLTARDNLISHFIWLSFAVLTGCILFATAVALTITHSLHQGMVTALQNITDVVHDVRTNRNFSRRVKDGRIEEFHQFGEDFNSLLDEMEEWQLKLQAKNAQLLRTAMHDPLTGLANRAAFRSSIAALMNDTSAKTNSALLFLDGDNFKFINDTWGHAAGDCVLIEVASRMVEFGDKRHQSYRLGGDEFAMVLYGVQSAAEVQQICAALSQQFIRPFDLHNGQTATMSLSIGFALAWESASVEALLEQADRNMYQDKNQRTKAIT; encoded by the coding sequence ATGGATAAAGAATTCACTTCAACACCACGTCCAACGTTTAAAAGCACGTTACGACGAATCAGCATGATAAGCGTCATCATCACCATGACGTTAATTTGGCTGCTGCTCTGTTTTGCTTCCGTGGTGACATTAAAGCAATACGCGCAAAAAAACCTCGAATTAACCGGCGCAACAATGAGCCACAGTCTTGAAGCCTCACTGGTCTTTAACGATGCGCTGGCAGCCAACGAAACGCTTGCGACCTTGGGTAAACAGGGCCAGTTTGCCGTAGCTGAGGTTATCAACGTACATAAAAAGCGATTTGCTTACTGGTCCTGGAACCCGGAGGATAATAACGACACGCTGGGCGCGCTGGTTAGCCGCTGGCTGTTCCCCAATCCGGTTGCACAGCCCATCATGCATAACGGCAATGCGATCGGCGAAATCCGCCTCACCGCGCGCGACAATCTGATCAGTCATTTCATCTGGCTGTCGTTCGCCGTTCTCACCGGCTGTATTCTTTTTGCTACCGCCGTTGCGCTCACGATTACCCACTCCCTGCACCAGGGCATGGTGACGGCGTTGCAAAATATCACCGACGTCGTTCATGACGTACGCACCAACCGCAACTTCTCCCGCCGGGTGAAGGATGGCCGTATCGAAGAATTCCACCAGTTCGGCGAGGACTTCAACAGCCTGCTGGATGAGATGGAAGAGTGGCAGCTGAAGCTGCAGGCTAAAAACGCCCAACTGCTGCGTACCGCCATGCACGATCCGCTGACCGGCCTTGCCAATCGGGCTGCGTTTCGTAGCAGCATCGCGGCATTAATGAACGACACCTCCGCGAAAACCAACTCTGCCCTTCTGTTCCTCGACGGCGATAATTTCAAGTTTATTAATGATACCTGGGGACATGCGGCAGGCGATTGCGTGCTGATTGAAGTCGCCAGCAGGATGGTCGAATTTGGCGATAAGCGTCATCAGTCATACCGCCTTGGCGGTGACGAGTTTGCGATGGTGCTGTACGGCGTTCAGTCTGCCGCAGAGGTTCAACAGATTTGTGCTGCGCTGTCGCAGCAGTTTATACGCCCGTTCGATCTGCATAACGGGCAGACAGCAACGATGTCACTTAGCATTGGCTTTGCTCTGGCGTGGGAAAGTGCCTCTGTGGAAGCATTACTGGAGCAAGCCGACCGCAACATGTACCAGGATAAAAACCAGCGTACAAAAGCAATAACTTAG
- a CDS encoding PepSY domain-containing protein, with translation MTTCTPRAAWGNLLRRLHFYVGLFVGPFIFFAALTGTLYVATPQLENILYRHALHTDSVGELQPLAEQIAVAEKNIGTSLRLHAVRPGLVAGETTRVMFADPSLGPSETRAVFIDPVTLAVRGDMTVYGTSGILPLRQTIDYLHTSLMLGNVGRIYSELAASWMWVAALGGIALWFYTRPKRRINNRFQNRRRLHVTLGWVLLGGMLLFSATGLTWSQWAGGNVDKLRAQMNWLTPQVNTTLSGAPVTMDEHAEHRGHHGGMMMPDVTIDLTRFDGVLHAARRAGIDANKLEIRPAKSADQAWTVTEIDRSWPTQVDAVAVDPNSMQILDRTRFENFPLMAKLTRWGVDFHMGILFGLANQLLLIAFGLALCVLIVWGYRMWWMRRPAQSTADPLQTLCQCWLALPGWGRTTTVVASVVLGLALPVMGASLALFILVDWLRWRAAAGVSLAQSSVK, from the coding sequence ATGACTACCTGCACTCCGCGCGCGGCATGGGGAAACCTGCTGCGTCGACTCCATTTCTATGTCGGGCTGTTTGTCGGCCCGTTTATCTTCTTCGCCGCGCTGACCGGTACGCTGTATGTGGCGACACCGCAGCTGGAAAATATTCTGTACCGGCACGCGCTCCACACGGATTCGGTGGGGGAACTACAACCGCTGGCGGAACAGATCGCCGTGGCGGAAAAAAACATCGGCACCAGTCTGCGTTTACACGCCGTGCGTCCTGGTCTGGTTGCGGGTGAAACCACCCGTGTGATGTTTGCCGACCCGTCGCTTGGCCCATCGGAAACCCGCGCTGTTTTTATCGATCCCGTCACTCTTGCGGTGCGTGGCGATATGACGGTGTATGGTACCAGCGGAATTTTACCGTTACGCCAGACCATTGATTATCTGCATACCTCCCTGATGCTGGGTAACGTTGGTCGGATCTACAGCGAGCTGGCCGCCTCGTGGATGTGGGTCGCCGCGCTGGGCGGGATTGCGCTGTGGTTTTATACCCGGCCAAAACGTCGGATCAACAATCGTTTTCAGAACCGGCGTCGCCTGCATGTCACGCTGGGCTGGGTGCTGCTGGGGGGAATGTTGCTGTTCTCTGCGACGGGCCTGACGTGGTCTCAGTGGGCGGGCGGCAACGTGGATAAACTTCGTGCGCAGATGAACTGGCTAACCCCACAGGTGAACACCACGCTTTCGGGTGCCCCCGTCACGATGGATGAACATGCTGAACATCGCGGACATCATGGTGGCATGATGATGCCCGACGTGACGATAGATCTGACCCGGTTTGATGGCGTATTGCACGCTGCCCGTCGGGCAGGGATTGATGCGAATAAACTCGAAATCCGCCCGGCGAAAAGCGCTGACCAGGCATGGACCGTGACGGAAATTGACCGCAGCTGGCCGACCCAGGTGGATGCCGTTGCGGTGGATCCGAATTCCATGCAAATTCTGGACAGAACCCGCTTTGAGAATTTCCCGCTAATGGCAAAGCTGACCCGCTGGGGCGTGGATTTCCATATGGGGATCTTGTTCGGCCTGGCGAACCAGTTGCTGCTTATCGCATTTGGCCTGGCGCTGTGTGTGCTGATTGTCTGGGGATACCGGATGTGGTGGATGCGTCGCCCGGCGCAATCGACGGCGGATCCGCTTCAGACGCTTTGTCAGTGCTGGCTGGCGCTCCCGGGATGGGGGAGAACCACTACGGTGGTAGCCAGCGTAGTGCTGGGGCTGGCATTGCCGGTGATGGGTGCGAGCCTGGCGCTGTTTATTCTGGTCGACTGGCTGCGCTGGCGAGCGGCAGCCGGCGTGTCGCTCGCACAATCATCTGTTAAATAA